A window of the Dermatophagoides farinae isolate YC_2012a chromosome 2, ASM2471394v1, whole genome shotgun sequence genome harbors these coding sequences:
- the LOC124499091 gene encoding uncharacterized protein LOC124499091, which yields MDNLPELFSSLNLYDNNNQVNQVVEAKCMQMCPPKEMSFRERNGLLHRMELINPNEWSLYQLRFRGKDGHNNSFAHRKFTDAQKSVKQYQRSSAGKETVIPENIRPTSVLKKTIDYLIDDCFDTQFINYRDNGFSLMESFGVYYDFVFDRLRSVRQDMTIQRALDSNCLYILERCIEFYIYSHFVWIHIGQSSSITMNNRYFDAHLHETHFKDSLYSLISYYDYFSNILWSRWRCRFEMLYMLYNLRPEFENQTFKRYRKLKLDRNVSQILKLKQFQIINNFIRNYLIGNHIQILRQINMMQRKYKLLCCSFFTMNLPYHHMELLKSISLAYRSPATRLPLSVLTEWFCPKTIQDSNENVDYVENLFRQYEIPIELNRVDYFDYDEKNVSHNAEQFVIINKKFANISQWTQSTQRPLKWIIFDSLPDCYKKILQQNF from the coding sequence ATGGATAATTTGCcagaattattttcatcgttgaatctttatgataataacaacCAAGTAAATCAAGTGGTCGAAGCAAAATGTATGCAAATGTGTCCACCTAAAGAAATGTCATTTCGAGAGCGAAACGGTCTGCTACATAGAATGGAATTGATTAATCCAAACGAATGGTCATTGTATCAACTTCGCTTTCGTGGGAAAGATGGGCACAACAATTCTTTTGCTCATCGAAAATTTACCGATGCTCAGAAATCAGTGAAACAATATCAACGTTCAAGTGCAGGAAAAGAAACTGTCATACCGGAAAACATCCGTCCTACTTCTGTTCTCAAAAAAACTATTGATTATCTTATCGACGATTGTTTTGATACgcaattcatcaattatcgTGATAATGGATTTAGCCTTATGGAATCGTTTGGTGTTTATTATGATTTCGTTTTCGATAGACTGAGATCGGTTCGTCAAGATATGACCATTCAGCGAGCTTTGGATTCCAATTGTCTTTACATATTGGAACGttgtattgaattttatatctattctcattttgtttggattCATATtggccaatcatcatcaattaccATGAATAATAGATATTTTGATGCTCACCTTCATGAGACTCATTTTAAAGACAGTCTTTATTCGTTGATCtcttattatgattatttcagCAATATATTATGGTCTCGGTGGCGATGTCGTTTCGAAATGCTATACATGTTATATAATCTTCGCccagaatttgaaaatcaaacttTTAAACGTTACCGTAAATTGAAACTTGATAGAAATGTATCTCAGATATTGAAACtcaaacaatttcaaataatcaacaattttatcCGTAACTATCTGATTGGTAATCACATACAAATACTTCGCCAAATCAATATGATGCAAAGGAAATATAAGCTTCtctgttgttcatttttcacaatgaatcttccatatcatcatatggaaTTGTTGAAATCTATTTCATTAGCTTATCGTTCACCTGCTACACGACTGCCCTTGTCAGTATTGACAGAATGGTTTTGTCCTAAAACAATACAAGATTCCAACGAAAACGTGGATTATGTGGAAAATCTTTTTCGTCAATACGAAATtccaattgaattaaatcgTGTCGATTAtttcgattatgatgaaaagaatgtCAGCCACAATGCAGAACAATTTGtcattataaataaaaaatttgctaACATTTCTCAATGGACACAATCAACACAAAGACCACTTAAATGGattattttcgattcattaCCTGAttgttataaaaaaattttacaacaaaatttctga
- the ebi gene encoding transducin beta like ebi: MIHNFINRIIKIMSFTSDEINYLIYRYLQESGFIHSAFTFGIESHVSQSNINGAQVPPAALISIIQKGVQYTEAELYADNDEGGERQFEAMSLIDAVTPEFIHRIQLSRLEANNNSGNARNVPNGTGPPTTSNSTSNANNNSSCSNNTNNDSSRPSDVANNSGNTNQDSVTNNNGLINSVVQNGMANSTQNASNNSAIKMEIDHYCSMTMSNNPNMAPMNNLPLGSGNQQQTNSGASHSGTPHNFSSVNSTQQPTPSTNSVPSSSATLANLNSPVIASLNIGNNNLGGGTQQIPPTVSVNDIDIPQSKATVLRGHDSEVFICAWNPTSDLLASGSGDSTARIWNMADPGNHLILRHCIQRGGTEVPSNKDVTSLDWNSDGTLLATGSYDGYARIWTTEGRQASTLGQHKGPIFALKWNKKGNYILSAGVDKTTIIWDASSGQCTQQFAFHSAPALDVDWQTNFSFASCSTDQCIHVCKLGLSTPVKTFKGHQNEVNAIKWCPQGRLLASCSDDMSLKIWSMNSDTPVHDFQAHQKEIYTIKWSPTGPGTANPNLNLMLASASFDSTVRLWEVEKGTCLNTLTKHNEPVYSVAFSPDGRFLASGSFDKCVHIWSTQTGQLVNSYKGTGGIFEVCWNSKGDKVGASASDGSVFVLDLRK; the protein is encoded by the exons TGGCGCCCAAGTTCCACCGGCAGCATTAATCTCTATCATACAGAAAG GTGTACAATACACCGAAGCAGAGCTTTATgcagataatgatgaaggaGGCGAGAGACAATTTGAAGCAATGTCATTAATTGATGCCGTTACTCCtgaatttattcatagaATACAATTATCACGTTTGGAAGCAAATAATAACAGCGGAAACGCTAGAAATGTTCCGAACGGTACTGGGCCACCAACCACATCAAATTCAACTTCCAatgccaacaacaatagcaGCTGCAGTAACAACACAAACAATGATTCTTCGAGACCAAGCGATGTTGCTAATAATAGTGGTAATACAAATCAAGATTCGGTCACGAATAACAATGGCCTTATAAATTCTGTGGTTCAAAATGGTATGGCCAATTCTACTCAAAATGCCTCAAATAATTCTGCaatcaaaatggaaattgatCATTACTGTTCAATGACAATGTCCAACAATCCGAATATGGCTCCTATGAATAACTTACCACTTGGCAGCggtaatcaacaacaaactaatTCAGGAGCTTCTCATTCTGGAACACCacataatttttcatccgTGAATAGTACCCAGCAGCCAACACCCTCAACAAATTctgttccatcatcatcggctaCATTAGCCAATCTAAATTCGCCTGTAATAGCTTCATTAAATATTGGGAATAATAATCTCGGAGGAGGAACTCAACAGATACCACCAACTGTCTCGGTAAATGATATCGATATTCCTCAATCAAAGGCAACAGTACTTCGCGGCCATGATTCAGAAGTATTTATTTGTGCCTGGAATCCTACATCCGATTTGTTGGCATCTGGATCTGGTGATTCAACTGCTCGAATATGGAATATGGCTGATCCCGGAAATCATTTAATACTCCGTCATTGCATTCAGAGAGG CGGCACTGAAGTACCTTCAAACAAAGATGTTACTTCGTTAGATTGGAATTCGGATGGAACTTTATTAGCCACAGGTAGTTATGACGGTTATGCGCGCATCTGGACAACCGAAGGCAGACAAGCTTCCACTTTAGGACAACATAAAGGCCCGATATTTGCTttaaaatggaacaaaaaaggAAATTACATATTGAGTGCAGGGGTTGATAAAACG aCTATTATTTGGGATGCATCTTCAGGCCAATGCACTCAACAG TTTGCATTTCATAGCGCTCCGGCATTGGATGTTGATTggcaaacaaatttttcgtttgctTCCTGTTCCACTGATCAATGTATACATGTTTGCAAATTAGGATTGTCTACACCTGTCAAAACTTTCAAAGGCCATCAAAACGAAGTTAATGCTATCAAGTGGTGTCCACAAGGTCGTCTTTTAGCATCATGTTCGGATGATATGTCATTGAAGATTTGGTCGATGAATTCGGACACACCTGTGCATGATTTTCAAGCACATCAAAAAGAAATCTATACTATTAAATGGTCACCAACTGGTCCAGGCACGGCCAATCCCAATTTGAATCTTATGTTGGCTTCTGCTTCGTTCGATTCAACTGTTCGATTATGGGAAGTGGAAAAAGGAACCTGTCTGAATACCTTGACCAAACACAACGAACCAGTATATTCGGTCGCATTTTCACCAGATGGTCGTTTTCTTGCATCAGGCAGTTTCGATAAATGTGTACATATTTGGTCCACACAGACTGGACAATTGGTCAACTCATATAAAGGTACCGGAGGCATATTTGAAGTTTGTTGGAATTCTAAGGGAGATAAAGTTGGAGCTTCAGCCTCAGATGGATCC GTATTTGTTTTGGATCTCAggaaataa